The following is a genomic window from Sutcliffiella horikoshii.
TTGTTCTGCTTTTCTACCCGGATGGCTTAATCGTCAATGTTCAATGGAGTATGTTGTTGACGGTTGTGGCGTTCGTAATTTTAGCCATCACAAGTTTATATTTTGGCTATAAGCAAAGCGGATATATGAAAAAAAGAGTGGAGGATATTTCCACATACATTGCGACGTTGGGTAGAGGGAAATTTTCTGAAAGAATAGCAGTTGGTCAAAAAGATGAATTGGGTAGATTAGCAGAGGATATCAATCAGCTTGCCATTAAAATTCAAAACCAAGTGAGATCACTGCAAAAGCTGGCTGAAGAAAAGAATGAATTGGCAATCAAAGCCCATAATGCCGCAACAATTGAAGAGAGGCAACGTCTGGCAAGGGAGCTTCACGACTCGGTAAGTCAGCAGCTGTTCGCTTTAAGCATTATGTCTTCGGCTTCTATTCGAATGTTTGACTCCTATCCGCAAGAGGCCAAAAAGCAATTAACAGATATCGCAACCATCGCTGCCCAAGCTCAAGGAGAAATGAGAGCCTTGCTTCTTCATTTAAGGCCGGTCTCTTTGACAAATGATACGCTGTGCGTGGGGATTAACAAATTATTGGAAGAGTTAGAAGATCGAACTCCCATTACGTTTCAAAAAGATATTCAAGAAATTACAGTTCTTTCTAGTGCGACAGAAGATCATCTTTTCCGAATTATCCAAGAGGCGATATCCAATATTTTGAGACATGCTGATGCCACAATCGTTAAGTTGGACATGCATCAAAAGGGAAATCAGTATGTATACATATTTATTAGTGACAACGGTAAAGGATTTGAAATAAATCACCAAAAACAAGCTTCCTTTGGTCTTCATACGATGCGGGAGCGTTGTGAAGAAATAGGGGGACAGTTCCATATCCGATCTAAAGAAGGGGAAGGAACACATATTGAAATCAATATCCCGATACGAGAGGGGGAAAACTAGATGGATAGAATTAGAGTAGGGGTAGTCGATGATCATGATATGGTGCGAAAAGGATTATTGGCCTACT
Proteins encoded in this region:
- a CDS encoding sensor histidine kinase; protein product: MLELIGSNKGRKIESLRFWYIRSFMVVSVVSAFLFFLFLQVVLLFYPDGLIVNVQWSMLLTVVAFVILAITSLYFGYKQSGYMKKRVEDISTYIATLGRGKFSERIAVGQKDELGRLAEDINQLAIKIQNQVRSLQKLAEEKNELAIKAHNAATIEERQRLARELHDSVSQQLFALSIMSSASIRMFDSYPQEAKKQLTDIATIAAQAQGEMRALLLHLRPVSLTNDTLCVGINKLLEELEDRTPITFQKDIQEITVLSSATEDHLFRIIQEAISNILRHADATIVKLDMHQKGNQYVYIFISDNGKGFEINHQKQASFGLHTMRERCEEIGGQFHIRSKEGEGTHIEINIPIREGEN